The Hymenobacter sp. DG01 genome has a segment encoding these proteins:
- a CDS encoding sugar phosphate nucleotidyltransferase translates to MKAVIPVAGIGSRLRPHTHTQPKTLVPVAGNTILGHIIDRLVEAGVQEFVFIIGYLGEKVESYVRREYPQLRSSFVIQEPREGIAHALWLAREQFRYEQEGILILLGDTIVDIDLPEMMRTPGNVLAVKEVKTPSLFGLVETGSGGRVTKVVEKPRIPKSNYALVGLYKIANPDWLASALERIVEQDQRTHGEFQLTDALMLMIQDGAEMVTTPVDNWFDCGRKDSLLEANARLLNRPEFLKRREFPEFPDTIIIPPVSIGKDCQISGSIIGPNVAIGDRTIVKNTILSESIIGSYSELRSAVMHDCIVGSDALFKGTRHSLNIGDNTEIDYS, encoded by the coding sequence ATGAAAGCAGTTATTCCCGTAGCCGGCATTGGCTCACGCTTACGCCCCCACACGCACACCCAGCCTAAAACGTTGGTGCCCGTGGCCGGCAATACCATTCTGGGGCACATCATCGACCGGTTGGTGGAGGCTGGTGTGCAGGAGTTTGTGTTCATTATTGGCTACCTCGGTGAGAAGGTAGAAAGCTACGTGCGCCGCGAGTATCCGCAGCTGCGTTCTTCCTTTGTTATTCAGGAGCCGCGCGAAGGCATTGCCCACGCCCTCTGGCTGGCCCGCGAGCAGTTTCGCTACGAGCAGGAAGGTATCCTAATATTGCTCGGCGACACCATTGTAGATATCGACCTGCCCGAAATGATGCGCACGCCCGGCAACGTGCTGGCCGTGAAGGAAGTAAAAACGCCTTCCCTGTTCGGGCTGGTAGAAACCGGCTCGGGGGGGCGCGTCACGAAGGTGGTGGAAAAGCCCCGCATCCCGAAGTCGAACTACGCGCTGGTGGGCCTCTACAAAATTGCCAACCCCGACTGGCTGGCCTCGGCCCTGGAGCGCATCGTGGAGCAGGACCAGCGCACCCACGGCGAGTTTCAGCTCACCGATGCTCTCATGCTGATGATTCAGGACGGGGCCGAAATGGTGACCACGCCCGTGGATAACTGGTTTGACTGCGGCCGCAAGGATAGCCTGCTGGAAGCCAACGCCCGCCTGCTCAACCGCCCCGAGTTCCTGAAGCGCCGCGAGTTTCCTGAGTTTCCCGATACCATCATCATCCCGCCCGTCAGCATCGGGAAGGACTGCCAGATTTCGGGTTCCATCATCGGGCCTAACGTGGCCATCGGCGACCGGACCATCGTCAAGAACACCATCCTGAGCGAGTCCATCATCGGCTCCTACTCCGAGCTGCGCTCCGCCGTCATGCACGACTGCATCGTGGGCTCCGACGCCCTGTTCAAAGGCACCCGCCACAGCCTCAACATCGGCGACAACACGGAAATCGACTACAGTTAG
- a CDS encoding LemA family protein, producing MKRFLLYFAGLVLLLSQSSCGYNSMVQKDQAVKAQWANVQSAYQRRSDLIPNLVNTVKGAANFEKSTLTDVVNARAKASSVQLNADQLTPENIQRFQEAQSQLSSGLGRLLAVSENYPELKANANFQELQAQIEGTENRINVERNKFNTVTNDYNGYVRSFPNNLFAGMFGFKEKPYFEADAASQKAPTVQF from the coding sequence ATGAAACGTTTTCTGCTCTACTTCGCCGGTCTGGTGCTGCTGCTCTCGCAGTCCTCGTGCGGCTATAACTCCATGGTGCAAAAAGACCAGGCCGTGAAAGCTCAGTGGGCCAACGTACAGAGCGCCTACCAACGCCGCTCCGACCTGATTCCGAACCTGGTAAACACGGTGAAAGGCGCCGCTAACTTCGAGAAATCGACGTTGACGGATGTGGTAAACGCCCGGGCCAAAGCCAGCAGCGTGCAGCTGAATGCCGACCAACTCACGCCCGAAAACATTCAGCGCTTCCAGGAGGCTCAGAGTCAGCTCAGCAGCGGCCTGGGACGCCTGCTCGCCGTATCGGAAAATTACCCCGAGCTGAAAGCCAACGCCAATTTCCAGGAGCTACAGGCTCAGATTGAAGGCACCGAGAACCGCATCAACGTAGAGCGCAACAAGTTCAACACCGTTACCAACGACTACAACGGCTACGTGCGCAGCTTCCCGAATAACCTCTTCGCAGGTATGTTTGGCTTTAAAGAGAAACCCTACTTCGAGGCAGACGCGGCTTCGCAGAAAGCGCCTACTGTACAATTCTAA
- a CDS encoding TPM domain-containing protein, giving the protein MTNPLTPEQEAALVAAIRQAELRTSGEIRVHLEDTCPTPEPLDRAAQVFAELGMHRTAQRNGVLFYLAWQSRQFAVIGDAGINAAVPDDFWETAKESVLQQFRVEKYAAGLEQGIRMVGEQLRRYFPYDAATDKNELDDSISFGSTPPPSPSA; this is encoded by the coding sequence ATGACCAACCCCCTTACCCCCGAGCAGGAGGCGGCCCTGGTAGCCGCCATCCGGCAAGCCGAGCTGCGCACCTCCGGCGAAATCCGGGTGCACCTGGAAGACACCTGCCCTACCCCCGAACCCCTTGACCGGGCCGCTCAGGTGTTTGCCGAGCTGGGCATGCACCGCACGGCCCAGCGCAACGGCGTACTGTTCTATCTGGCCTGGCAGAGCCGGCAGTTCGCCGTTATCGGCGACGCGGGCATCAACGCCGCCGTGCCCGACGACTTCTGGGAAACGGCCAAAGAGTCGGTGCTGCAGCAGTTCCGGGTCGAAAAGTACGCTGCGGGTCTGGAGCAGGGCATCCGGATGGTGGGTGAACAGCTCCGCCGCTATTTTCCCTATGATGCTGCCACCGATAAAAATGAGCTTGACGACTCTATTTCGTTTGGCAGTACCCCGCCCCCGTCTCCGAGCGCATGA
- a CDS encoding YgcG family protein, whose amino-acid sequence MKPTPSIVPFLPSWCRSGLLILLLVLTQLAGRAQNVPPRPNPPRLVNDLAGMLRPDEAAQLERKLVAYNDSTSSQIAVVTVPNLGDYDIFDYAQQLYQTWGIGQKGNNNGILLLIAQQEHKARIHTGYGLEGAVPDALAKRIISNTIVPAFQKEQYYAGLDRATDQLIALAKGEYKADPATQPQARRRSNDDSGSGWTFWLIIGVLILFILLRNRGGGGGGGYGRRNRGFGGTFIPPIIFGDFSGGRGVFGGGGSFGGGGGGGGFGGFGGGSSGGGGASGDW is encoded by the coding sequence ATGAAGCCGACGCCTTCCATAGTACCTTTCCTACCCTCCTGGTGCCGGTCAGGCCTGCTGATCCTGCTGCTGGTGCTTACCCAGCTAGCGGGCCGGGCCCAGAACGTGCCGCCGCGCCCCAACCCGCCGCGTCTGGTTAACGACCTGGCCGGTATGCTGCGCCCCGATGAAGCAGCTCAGCTGGAGCGCAAGCTGGTGGCGTACAACGACTCCACCTCTTCCCAGATAGCCGTAGTGACCGTGCCCAACCTCGGCGACTACGACATCTTCGACTACGCCCAGCAGCTCTACCAAACCTGGGGCATCGGGCAGAAAGGAAACAACAACGGGATTCTGCTGCTCATTGCCCAGCAAGAGCACAAGGCCCGCATTCATACCGGCTACGGGCTGGAAGGTGCCGTACCCGACGCCCTGGCCAAGCGCATCATCTCCAACACCATTGTTCCGGCCTTCCAGAAGGAACAGTACTACGCCGGCCTCGACCGCGCTACCGATCAGCTGATTGCGCTGGCCAAGGGCGAGTACAAGGCCGACCCTGCCACCCAGCCCCAGGCCCGGCGCCGCTCCAATGATGACAGCGGCTCTGGCTGGACGTTCTGGTTGATTATTGGGGTGCTGATTCTGTTTATTCTGCTGCGCAACCGGGGCGGTGGAGGAGGTGGCGGCTACGGCCGGCGCAACCGCGGCTTCGGTGGCACCTTTATTCCGCCCATTATCTTCGGCGACTTCAGCGGCGGCCGCGGCGTATTTGGCGGCGGTGGCAGCTTCGGCGGAGGTGGAGGCGGCGGGGGCTTTGGCGGCTTCGGCGGGGGTAGCTCCGGTGGCGGCGGCGCCTCCGGCGACTGGTAA
- a CDS encoding DUF1684 domain-containing protein, translated as MNQLYSCFLLAFMLLCSEAVVAQTPRPTPAEHAEAVAKFQQTLNAEYRNPQESPLPPEAREKFTGLAFYPVNYSACVVARFVRDSSQAPFVMPTSTTRQPLYQKYGELHFTLEGKALRLTVYQSLDLRQKPGYQDYLFIPFTDRSNGHGSYGGGRYLDMRQGQILNGYAVLDFNQAYNPFCAYSPLYSCPIPPAENRLPLVVKAGVMSDH; from the coding sequence ATGAATCAACTTTATTCCTGCTTTCTGTTGGCGTTTATGCTTCTCTGCTCGGAAGCGGTGGTGGCCCAAACTCCACGCCCTACCCCCGCGGAGCACGCCGAGGCCGTAGCTAAATTTCAACAGACCCTGAACGCGGAATACCGCAACCCACAGGAGTCGCCGCTGCCGCCCGAGGCACGGGAGAAGTTTACGGGTCTGGCTTTTTACCCCGTCAACTACAGCGCCTGCGTGGTGGCTCGCTTCGTGCGCGACTCGTCGCAGGCACCCTTTGTCATGCCTACCAGTACCACCCGCCAGCCGCTCTACCAGAAGTATGGCGAGCTGCATTTTACCCTGGAAGGCAAGGCGCTCCGGCTGACCGTGTACCAGAGCCTGGACTTGCGGCAGAAACCCGGCTACCAGGATTATCTGTTCATTCCGTTCACCGACCGCAGCAACGGGCACGGCAGCTACGGGGGCGGCCGCTACCTCGATATGCGCCAGGGTCAAATTCTAAATGGCTACGCCGTGCTGGACTTCAACCAGGCCTACAACCCGTTCTGCGCCTACAGCCCCCTCTACTCTTGCCCCATCCCGCCCGCCGAAAACCGCCTACCTCTGGTCGTGAAAGCTGGCGTCATGAGCGACCATTAA
- a CDS encoding 3'-5' exonuclease, with amino-acid sequence MARRWDGPETNAPVPVRVQQNSMRYLSLDLETSGGKPQRHQILELAAVVEDTKKLLPLPELPSFRRVVRHPEYVGTAGALALNARLLQELARKEPNPELCTPEELLPQLREFLLAQGFKTDKQGCVTVTMAGKNIASFDLGFLRELPGYGTLVRAEPAMLDPAAFYLNWRKDTRLPTMQTCKARAGFEDDTVAHEALADALDVVQLLRPFYELPVYKQVTQELGD; translated from the coding sequence ATGGCGCGCCGGTGGGACGGGCCGGAAACCAACGCCCCGGTGCCCGTCCGCGTACAGCAGAACTCTATGCGCTACCTCTCCCTCGATCTTGAAACCTCCGGCGGCAAGCCCCAGCGCCACCAGATTCTGGAGCTGGCTGCCGTGGTGGAAGACACCAAAAAGCTGCTACCCCTGCCCGAGCTGCCAAGCTTCAGGCGCGTGGTGCGCCACCCCGAGTACGTGGGTACGGCCGGGGCGCTGGCCCTCAACGCCCGTCTGCTGCAGGAATTAGCCCGCAAGGAGCCCAACCCCGAGCTGTGTACCCCCGAGGAATTGCTGCCCCAGCTGCGCGAGTTTTTGCTGGCCCAGGGCTTCAAAACCGACAAGCAGGGCTGCGTAACCGTGACCATGGCTGGCAAAAACATTGCCTCCTTTGACCTGGGCTTTCTGCGCGAGCTGCCCGGCTATGGCACCCTGGTGCGCGCCGAGCCCGCCATGCTGGACCCGGCCGCCTTCTACCTCAACTGGCGCAAAGACACCCGCCTGCCCACCATGCAAACCTGCAAGGCCCGCGCCGGCTTCGAGGATGATACCGTGGCCCACGAAGCCCTGGCCGACGCCTTGGACGTGGTGCAGCTCCTGCGTCCCTTCTATGAGCTGCCCGTGTATAAGCAGGTAACGCAGGAGCTGGGCGACTGA
- a CDS encoding TonB-dependent receptor: MKHFYYLSIWLLLNLLHLPTGQAQQPEKTVSGTFNRVPFEQFATQLEAQTNLRFYFDPAAVDSLFITLQVQDAPVRSVLERALRNTAFHFAIDDERRVIITTGAPLETTLPAGFLHPGASMAATPASALNPDEATPASAPGRSRYVREAEYRVHEIGGGSAGSGKATLAGHVRELKSGEPVIGATVFVEALAAGATTDQFGYYSLTLPVGRHDLRIRGIGLKNTRRQIVLRSDGKLEIEVEEDITPLKEVVIEAEKDKNVSGMQMGLEKLDIKTLRQVPTAFGETDILRVVLTLPGVKSVGEGSTGLNVRGGATDQNLILFNGTTIYNPSHLFGFFSAFNPDVLQTVELYKSAIPAKYGGRLSSVLEIKTREGNKKKFSGSGGIGPLTSRLTLEGPLVKDKSAFILSGRASYSDWILRRLSNASFRQSSAAFSDLSAHISHQLNEKNTLYATGYLSTDRFRLAGDTAYHYRNQTASLKWQHNFSNQLYGVLTGAYSRYAYTIGSDENPVTASELQYGIRQTSLQADFSYFPNSRHTLEFGASSLLYHVAPGSLTPSGAASLVSPNILEREQALESAVYLSDRIDLSPRLSVSVGLRYSLFNALGPRDVYRYASGLPRTEATLTDTVRYGSGRVLATYHGPEYRLSARFALTDNSSVKASYNRTRQYIHQLSNTASVSPADIWKLSDANVRPQVGDQYSVGYYRNFKSNTIEASVETYYKSLHDFVDYKSGATLLLNRHIETDIVNAEGQAYGVEVLVKKLTGKINGWVSYTYSRSLVRVNAGTPAETINKGRYYPSNFDKPHDVTLIGNYRFSRRFSSSLNFTYSTGRPITLPLAKYYVGNSMRVFYSERNAYRVPDYYRADFALNIEGNHKVKKLAHSSWTVGVYNLTGRRNPYSVYFKSENGQIRGYKLSIFGQPIPTLTYNFKF; this comes from the coding sequence ATGAAGCACTTCTATTACCTGAGTATCTGGCTACTACTAAACCTGTTGCACCTGCCGACCGGGCAGGCCCAGCAGCCCGAAAAAACGGTCAGCGGTACGTTTAACCGGGTACCGTTCGAGCAGTTCGCAACCCAGCTCGAAGCCCAGACCAACCTTCGGTTTTACTTTGATCCGGCGGCGGTGGATAGTCTGTTTATTACGCTGCAGGTGCAGGATGCGCCCGTACGCTCTGTGCTGGAGCGCGCCCTGCGGAACACGGCCTTTCACTTTGCCATAGACGACGAGCGGCGCGTGATTATCACCACCGGCGCGCCCCTTGAAACTACCCTGCCCGCCGGCTTCCTGCATCCCGGCGCCTCTATGGCTGCTACCCCCGCCTCGGCCCTCAACCCCGACGAAGCCACCCCGGCCAGTGCTCCAGGCCGTTCGCGCTACGTGCGCGAGGCCGAGTACCGCGTGCACGAAATCGGCGGCGGTAGCGCGGGCAGCGGCAAAGCTACCCTGGCCGGCCACGTCCGGGAGCTGAAATCGGGCGAGCCGGTGATTGGGGCTACCGTGTTCGTGGAGGCTCTGGCGGCGGGCGCCACTACCGACCAGTTTGGGTACTACTCGCTTACCCTGCCCGTGGGCCGCCACGACCTGCGCATCCGGGGCATCGGCCTCAAAAATACCCGGCGCCAAATAGTACTTCGCTCCGATGGCAAGCTGGAAATTGAGGTGGAGGAAGATATTACCCCGCTGAAGGAGGTAGTAATTGAGGCCGAGAAAGACAAAAACGTATCGGGCATGCAGATGGGGCTGGAAAAGCTCGACATCAAAACCCTGCGTCAGGTACCCACGGCCTTCGGCGAAACTGACATTCTGCGGGTGGTGCTCACGCTGCCAGGCGTAAAATCGGTGGGGGAAGGCAGCACGGGCCTGAACGTGCGCGGCGGCGCCACCGACCAGAACCTGATTCTGTTCAACGGCACCACCATTTACAACCCTTCCCACCTGTTCGGCTTCTTTTCGGCCTTCAACCCCGATGTGCTGCAAACCGTGGAGCTCTACAAAAGCGCCATTCCGGCCAAGTACGGCGGGCGGCTCTCGTCGGTGCTGGAAATCAAGACGCGCGAGGGCAACAAAAAGAAGTTTTCGGGCTCCGGCGGCATTGGGCCGCTTACCAGCCGCCTAACCCTGGAAGGCCCTCTGGTGAAAGACAAAAGCGCCTTTATCCTGAGCGGCCGCGCCAGCTACTCCGACTGGATTCTGCGCCGGCTCTCCAATGCCTCATTCCGGCAAAGCTCGGCCGCCTTCTCTGACCTCAGCGCCCACATCAGCCACCAGCTGAATGAGAAGAACACGCTCTACGCTACCGGCTACCTGAGCACCGACCGGTTTCGGCTGGCTGGCGACACGGCTTACCACTACCGCAACCAAACTGCCAGCCTGAAGTGGCAGCACAACTTCAGCAACCAGCTTTACGGCGTCCTGACGGGGGCTTACAGCCGCTACGCCTACACCATTGGCAGCGACGAAAACCCGGTGACGGCCTCGGAGCTGCAGTACGGCATCCGGCAAACCAGCCTGCAGGCCGATTTCAGCTACTTCCCCAACTCGCGCCACACCCTGGAGTTTGGGGCCAGCTCCTTGCTTTACCACGTAGCGCCGGGCAGCCTTACGCCCAGCGGCGCGGCCTCCCTAGTTAGTCCCAACATACTGGAGCGGGAGCAGGCCCTGGAAAGCGCCGTGTACCTCTCTGACCGCATTGACCTGAGCCCGCGGCTTTCCGTGTCGGTGGGGCTGCGCTACTCTCTGTTCAATGCCCTGGGGCCGCGCGACGTGTATCGCTACGCCTCCGGCCTGCCGCGCACCGAAGCCACCCTGACGGATACCGTGCGCTACGGTTCGGGCCGGGTGCTGGCTACCTACCACGGACCCGAGTACCGGCTTTCGGCGCGGTTTGCCCTTACCGATAACTCCTCGGTGAAGGCCAGCTACAACCGCACCCGCCAGTACATTCATCAGTTGTCCAATACGGCCTCCGTATCGCCGGCCGATATCTGGAAGCTCTCCGACGCCAACGTGCGCCCCCAGGTAGGCGACCAGTACTCGGTGGGCTACTACCGCAACTTCAAGTCGAACACCATTGAGGCCTCTGTGGAGACGTACTACAAGTCCCTGCACGATTTCGTGGACTACAAGAGCGGGGCTACCCTGCTGCTGAACCGCCACATCGAAACAGACATTGTGAATGCCGAGGGCCAGGCCTATGGGGTAGAAGTGCTGGTGAAGAAGCTGACGGGCAAAATCAATGGCTGGGTGAGCTACACCTACTCCCGCTCCCTGGTGCGCGTGAATGCCGGCACCCCCGCCGAAACCATCAATAAGGGCCGCTACTACCCCAGCAACTTCGATAAGCCCCACGATGTAACCCTGATTGGCAACTACCGCTTCAGCCGCCGCTTCAGCTCCTCTCTCAACTTCACTTACAGCACGGGGCGGCCCATTACCCTACCCCTGGCCAAGTACTATGTGGGCAACTCCATGCGCGTGTTCTACTCGGAGCGCAACGCCTACCGCGTGCCCGACTACTACCGCGCCGACTTCGCCCTCAATATTGAAGGCAACCACAAAGTGAAAAAGTTGGCTCACAGCTCCTGGACGGTAGGCGTGTACAACCTGACGGGGCGCCGCAACCCATACTCGGTGTACTTCAAGTCAGAAAACGGCCAGATCCGAGGCTACAAGCTCTCCATTTTCGGGCAGCCCATTCCCACGCTTACCTACAACTTCAAATTCTAG
- a CDS encoding T9SS type A sorting domain-containing protein: MRINAQINNTSVIELPLCSGAQQLTLTLPQFYYDDAGAYPVEAYVWTIPSTFTVQNAQPATDFGPGRWLGGRSITVTAPASQLNEVVRVVLWSRECNQNPAYNNPPASLISFEQSVTIRRVPPTLTSVTASRAALTCGDQTPLTLTANLSQSGGASVSYTWPATLPGGWSYQTPAPRTGSSVVVIPSGQPGSISIPVSASYSCGGVSGTTPAVTYATTVSTQVGKVVFKPNNYDFCLGETKRLEVQPISGVTSYTWQLPQDFSPATATTTVPYLTVTAPSQGTTYQGRRYIRVTAGSGSCGTSSDTVGFKLGTGLVYFTSPYGDVVDGEEVCAGSVVTLWANLYNDRGTNTGYTWTASGGELLDDQGTAGMRVRLPGPGNWVNVAVRFTNDCGGVKIGYFSLRTVERFSNGFYCQPEILPRLAVAPAYPNPASEELIVPLLAGTKGHVRLFNGQGRQVRQTPAKGAQVVLDVRQLPEGLYQLQVPGPDGSIRHQQIQVQH; the protein is encoded by the coding sequence GTGCGCATTAACGCCCAGATCAATAACACGAGCGTGATTGAGCTGCCGCTGTGCAGTGGGGCGCAACAGCTCACGCTTACGCTGCCGCAGTTCTATTACGATGATGCCGGAGCCTACCCGGTGGAGGCGTATGTGTGGACGATACCCAGCACATTCACGGTGCAAAACGCGCAGCCGGCTACGGACTTTGGCCCCGGCCGGTGGCTGGGTGGGCGCTCCATCACGGTTACGGCCCCGGCCAGTCAGCTAAACGAAGTAGTGCGCGTGGTGCTGTGGAGCCGCGAGTGCAACCAGAACCCGGCCTACAACAACCCACCCGCCAGCCTCATCAGCTTCGAGCAAAGCGTGACCATCCGGCGGGTGCCGCCTACCCTTACCAGTGTCACGGCCTCACGTGCGGCCCTGACCTGCGGCGACCAGACCCCACTCACGCTTACGGCCAACCTGAGCCAAAGTGGTGGGGCCAGCGTTAGCTACACCTGGCCCGCAACCCTGCCCGGCGGCTGGAGCTACCAGACCCCAGCCCCGCGCACGGGCAGCAGCGTAGTCGTAATTCCCAGCGGGCAGCCCGGCAGTATTTCCATTCCGGTTTCAGCCAGCTACAGCTGCGGCGGCGTTAGCGGCACTACTCCTGCGGTAACCTATGCTACTACCGTTAGCACCCAAGTAGGTAAGGTAGTGTTCAAGCCCAACAACTACGATTTTTGTCTGGGCGAAACCAAGCGGCTGGAGGTGCAGCCTATTTCGGGCGTGACCTCCTACACTTGGCAGCTGCCTCAGGATTTCAGTCCGGCCACGGCTACCACTACCGTGCCCTACCTCACGGTAACTGCTCCTAGCCAGGGCACTACCTACCAGGGCCGCCGCTATATCCGGGTAACGGCCGGCTCGGGCTCCTGCGGTACCAGCTCCGATACTGTAGGCTTTAAACTAGGCACCGGCCTGGTGTACTTTACCAGCCCCTACGGCGACGTGGTAGATGGAGAGGAAGTATGCGCCGGCAGCGTCGTGACGCTGTGGGCCAATCTCTACAACGACCGGGGCACCAACACCGGCTATACCTGGACCGCCTCGGGCGGGGAACTGCTCGACGACCAAGGCACGGCCGGCATGCGCGTCCGGCTGCCGGGACCGGGCAACTGGGTGAACGTAGCCGTGCGCTTCACCAATGACTGTGGTGGTGTTAAAATCGGGTACTTTTCTTTGCGCACCGTGGAGCGGTTTTCCAACGGTTTCTATTGCCAGCCCGAAATTCTGCCCCGTCTGGCGGTGGCCCCGGCCTACCCTAACCCGGCCTCCGAGGAGCTAATAGTGCCCCTGCTTGCCGGCACCAAAGGTCATGTACGTCTCTTCAACGGGCAGGGCCGGCAGGTGCGCCAGACACCGGCCAAGGGCGCTCAGGTGGTGCTGGACGTACGCCAGCTGCCCGAGGGCCTTTACCAACTGCAGGTGCCCGGCCCCGATGGTAGCATCCGGCATCAGCAGATACAAGTGCAGCACTAG